The Paeniglutamicibacter sulfureus genome includes a region encoding these proteins:
- a CDS encoding VOC family protein, translating to MEILSSRVLLRPVNLPETQAFYRDVLGLAVSREFGPAGHRGLVFFLGNGLLEVAGTREVGSDSSLVLWLQVRDVQAELERLAGLGVGIAREAQTEPWGLIEGWIQDPDGTRIVLVQVPEDHPIRRDVREL from the coding sequence ATGGAGATCCTCTCAAGCCGGGTGCTGTTGCGGCCCGTGAACCTGCCCGAGACCCAAGCGTTCTACCGCGACGTGCTGGGCCTGGCGGTGTCCCGCGAGTTCGGGCCCGCCGGGCACCGCGGGCTGGTGTTCTTCCTGGGCAACGGCCTGCTCGAGGTTGCGGGCACCCGCGAGGTCGGCAGCGACTCGTCCCTGGTGCTGTGGCTGCAGGTACGGGACGTCCAGGCGGAGCTGGAGCGACTCGCGGGCCTCGGCGTCGGGATCGCTCGGGAGGCGCAGACCGAACCGTGGGGACTGATCGAGGGATGGATCCAGGACCCGGACGGCACCCGGATCGTGCTGGTGCAGGTTCCCGAGGACCATCCGATCCGGCGCGATGTGCGCGAACTTTAG
- a CDS encoding HpcH/HpaI aldolase/citrate lyase family protein, with protein MSIFTMGPAILFCPADRPDRYAKALERADAVILDLEDAVAPENKSAARQALVDNPLDPERTIVRVNPVGTADFTADLRALSSTDYRTIMLAKTEGPEDLSRLSAYAVVALCETALGILNAQVIAGTRNVVAMMWGAEDLVASLGGSSSRRESGTYRDVVRHARSQVLLAAGAYGKVAIDSVYIDIGDHAGLLGESVDAAASGFGAKASIHPGQMPFIRQAFIPTTEQVDRAKNVLAAAEKSAGVFTFEGQMVDEPLLRHARATLARHAPTTTTTP; from the coding sequence ATGAGCATCTTCACCATGGGACCCGCAATCCTGTTCTGCCCTGCGGACCGCCCCGATCGATATGCCAAGGCGCTCGAACGCGCCGACGCGGTGATCCTCGATCTGGAGGACGCCGTGGCACCGGAGAACAAGTCGGCTGCCCGCCAGGCACTGGTGGACAATCCCTTGGATCCGGAGCGCACCATCGTCCGGGTGAACCCGGTGGGCACCGCTGACTTCACTGCGGACTTGCGGGCCCTGTCCTCCACCGATTACCGCACCATCATGCTCGCCAAGACCGAGGGGCCCGAGGACCTGTCCCGGCTGTCCGCCTACGCGGTCGTGGCCCTGTGCGAGACCGCGCTGGGCATCCTCAACGCCCAGGTCATTGCCGGCACTCGCAACGTCGTGGCCATGATGTGGGGTGCCGAGGATCTGGTCGCCTCCTTGGGAGGATCGTCTTCCCGCAGGGAGTCGGGCACGTACCGGGATGTAGTCAGGCATGCCAGGTCCCAGGTCCTGTTGGCAGCCGGAGCCTATGGCAAGGTTGCCATTGATTCGGTCTACATCGACATCGGCGACCACGCGGGTTTGCTGGGCGAGTCCGTTGACGCGGCGGCCTCGGGCTTCGGGGCGAAGGCCTCGATCCATCCCGGGCAGATGCCGTTCATCCGCCAGGCCTTCATTCCCACCACCGAGCAGGTCGACAGGGCCAAAAACGTCCTGGCGGCGGCGGAGAAATCCGCCGGTGTGTTCACCTTCGAGGGACAAATGGTCGACGAGCCGCTGCTGCGCCATGCCCGAGCCACGTTGGCGCGGCATGCACCAACGACGACCACGACCCCATGA
- a CDS encoding McrC family protein, which yields MRHLELHESSRPERHTLSDDAASTLNRLRIATVTPEGGGEWTIANIRKVGVVRIDGQQILIRPKVPISQLFFMMQFALNPKFWLNEEIQLDSDKNLLNAMAVAFLRQASKIWKQGFVQGYETFEDARPMVRGRIDIAAQIRRQGGLAFPAQVVYDEFTIDVPENRLLFSALQRLLKLPMLDSETRSGLRKLTPLFDGVKLLIPGQELPYIHYTRLNSRYRQALFLSEMILRNSSVEHVKGQLTANAFLFDMWKIFEDFVTVTLAHNFADIGGKAKLQETGTFLDKEGRLALRPDLVWHGPDRRLAIIDAKYKAPDSMKYPNADVYQMLAYCIRFGLTAGHLVYAQGQEHSQLHDIVGHQTIVQCHAVDLELPPPDLLKQMSRLASTIACCAPRPPAQSNSTAGTWRPNSDGGNQSALYSDVQFVVNAHESGTCNELKDWPYT from the coding sequence ATGAGGCATCTCGAACTACACGAAAGTAGCCGCCCGGAGCGCCATACTTTGTCCGACGATGCTGCTTCAACGCTCAACCGGTTGCGCATCGCAACGGTAACCCCGGAGGGTGGTGGCGAATGGACTATTGCCAATATCCGCAAGGTCGGCGTCGTTAGAATTGATGGCCAACAGATCTTGATCCGTCCCAAGGTTCCCATTTCACAGCTTTTCTTTATGATGCAGTTCGCGTTGAATCCAAAGTTCTGGTTGAACGAAGAAATTCAACTAGACAGCGACAAGAATCTGCTGAACGCCATGGCTGTGGCTTTCCTACGACAGGCGTCGAAGATCTGGAAGCAGGGATTCGTTCAGGGCTACGAAACTTTTGAAGACGCGCGGCCCATGGTGCGCGGAAGAATCGACATCGCGGCGCAAATCAGACGCCAGGGAGGGCTGGCGTTCCCAGCCCAGGTAGTCTACGACGAATTCACGATTGATGTGCCGGAAAACAGGCTGCTCTTTTCTGCCTTGCAACGACTTCTGAAACTTCCAATGCTTGATTCAGAAACCCGGTCAGGGCTGCGCAAACTGACTCCGCTATTTGACGGCGTCAAGCTGCTAATTCCAGGTCAGGAACTTCCCTATATCCACTACACCAGACTCAATTCCAGATATCGTCAGGCGTTGTTCCTCTCGGAAATGATTCTCCGAAACTCCTCGGTGGAACACGTTAAGGGACAGCTAACGGCCAATGCTTTCCTTTTCGATATGTGGAAGATCTTCGAAGACTTCGTCACTGTCACCTTGGCCCACAACTTTGCCGACATCGGCGGCAAGGCAAAACTGCAGGAAACCGGAACATTTCTCGATAAAGAAGGAAGACTCGCACTTCGACCGGACCTGGTCTGGCATGGCCCTGACCGTCGATTAGCCATTATCGACGCCAAGTACAAGGCTCCGGATTCCATGAAATACCCCAATGCCGACGTATATCAGATGCTGGCATACTGCATCCGCTTCGGACTTACTGCCGGGCACCTCGTATACGCCCAAGGCCAGGAACACTCCCAACTGCACGACATCGTTGGTCACCAGACCATCGTTCAATGCCATGCTGTGGATTTGGAGCTGCCACCACCCGACTTACTCAAGCAGATGTCAAGGCTGGCTTCCACGATTGCATGTTGTGCACCACGGCCACCTGCTCAATCCAACTCCACGGCCGGAACGTGGCGACCCAATAGCGACGGTGGTAACCAGTCGGCACTATATTCCGACGTCCAATTTGTCGTGAATGCTCATGAGTCAGGAACATGCAACGAGCTCAAGGACTGGCCATACACCTAG
- a CDS encoding NAD(P)-dependent alcohol dehydrogenase: protein MRAIVFEEWKQFPTLKEVRKPEAGPGEVLLKVAGAGACHSDVSIFQDFTAEMPGNMKAGFTLGHENSGWVDSVGEGVSGVNIGEAYLVYGPVGCGRCKACSRGQDTYCENAATNPYAGIGLGRDGGMAEYVAVPARNLIPLGDADPIAAAPLADAALTPYHAIKGALPHLNAGGRFALVVGLGGLGQIAVQILKALTGATIIATDMKPEAMAKAEEAGAITVPSGPDQVRKIREITGGRGVDAAFDFVGVTPTLATATASMAQGGKLVVVGIAGGVHEWSFFTTPYESVITNTYWGTIEELHEVVDMYRAGQITPEIETYSLEDGLEAYRKMVAGKLNARAVIVPHQA, encoded by the coding sequence ATGCGCGCGATAGTTTTCGAGGAATGGAAGCAGTTTCCGACGCTCAAGGAAGTCCGAAAGCCCGAGGCAGGTCCCGGAGAAGTCCTACTTAAGGTCGCAGGTGCCGGGGCATGCCATTCAGACGTGAGCATTTTCCAGGATTTCACGGCAGAGATGCCGGGCAACATGAAAGCGGGATTTACGCTCGGGCATGAAAACTCCGGATGGGTGGATTCAGTCGGAGAGGGTGTCAGCGGTGTCAACATCGGAGAAGCCTATTTGGTCTATGGTCCCGTTGGCTGTGGCCGGTGCAAGGCCTGCTCGCGTGGACAAGACACGTACTGTGAAAACGCCGCGACCAATCCGTACGCCGGGATCGGACTGGGGCGCGATGGCGGCATGGCCGAGTATGTCGCGGTTCCGGCACGCAACTTGATCCCGCTGGGCGATGCCGATCCGATTGCCGCTGCACCGCTCGCGGACGCGGCCCTTACCCCCTATCACGCGATCAAGGGTGCGCTGCCGCACCTGAATGCGGGCGGACGATTTGCGTTGGTCGTGGGCCTGGGTGGACTGGGCCAGATCGCGGTGCAGATACTCAAGGCGCTCACCGGCGCCACCATCATCGCCACGGACATGAAGCCCGAAGCGATGGCCAAGGCCGAAGAGGCCGGGGCCATCACCGTTCCATCCGGACCCGACCAAGTCCGGAAGATCCGAGAAATTACGGGCGGACGTGGGGTCGATGCGGCATTCGATTTCGTGGGTGTCACCCCCACGTTGGCGACCGCCACGGCTTCAATGGCGCAGGGCGGCAAGCTCGTCGTCGTCGGGATCGCCGGTGGCGTGCATGAGTGGAGCTTTTTCACCACTCCGTACGAGTCGGTCATCACCAACACCTACTGGGGAACCATTGAGGAGCTCCACGAGGTTGTCGACATGTATCGGGCGGGCCAGATCACTCCGGAAATCGAGACGTACTCGTTGGAAGACGGACTGGAGGCCTACCGGAAAATGGTGGCGGGCAAGCTGAACGCCCGGGCGGTCATCGTTCCGCACCAGGCCTAA
- a CDS encoding glycerophosphodiester phosphodiesterase family protein, translating into MRLRTITLGILTACLAAGLAVPAVAAPVVPQENEAPILIGHRGAAGVAPENTLAAVKAGSQSGADFVEIDVQLSSDGVPFIFHDNTPARTTNVADVFPERVNDPITSFSWNELQQLDAGSYFSADFAGEKIPHFDAVADVLTGETGVFIEIKSPSQSPGVEQVVADALANDAEWSELEKAGKIEVLGFDAASNKAFAELAPEVPLQQLTGTVPGDAVLADYATYADSFGTSYRTLDAAGAARVKEAGLGLGVYTVNSTEAADAALELGVERITGDFPQQVNRHLNGQKVFPSNNGVVISNAINDVPGNDLQPETGEHVILTNNGNRTIDVGGYVLRDAANNILRIGKGFKLTPGAELRVYSGPGTNTAEAFYLGGETAVLNNGGDSLGLWTAKGQLADTFAN; encoded by the coding sequence ATGAGGCTTCGCACCATCACCCTTGGAATACTCACCGCATGCTTGGCCGCAGGGCTGGCAGTCCCGGCCGTTGCCGCGCCCGTCGTACCGCAGGAGAACGAGGCGCCGATCCTGATCGGCCACCGCGGAGCCGCCGGCGTCGCACCGGAGAACACCCTGGCCGCCGTCAAGGCCGGCAGCCAGTCGGGTGCCGACTTCGTCGAGATCGACGTTCAGCTCTCCAGCGACGGCGTCCCGTTCATCTTCCACGACAACACCCCCGCACGCACCACCAACGTCGCCGACGTGTTCCCGGAGCGCGTCAACGACCCGATCACCTCATTCAGCTGGAACGAGCTGCAGCAGCTCGATGCCGGATCCTACTTCTCGGCCGACTTCGCCGGCGAGAAGATCCCGCACTTCGATGCCGTGGCCGACGTTCTCACCGGCGAGACCGGCGTGTTCATCGAGATCAAGTCCCCGTCCCAGTCCCCGGGCGTCGAGCAGGTCGTTGCCGATGCCCTGGCCAACGATGCCGAGTGGAGCGAGCTGGAAAAGGCCGGCAAGATCGAGGTCCTGGGCTTTGACGCCGCCTCGAACAAGGCTTTCGCGGAGCTGGCCCCGGAGGTCCCGCTGCAGCAGTTGACCGGCACCGTCCCCGGCGACGCGGTCCTGGCCGACTACGCAACCTACGCCGATTCCTTCGGCACCAGCTACCGCACCCTCGACGCAGCCGGCGCAGCTCGGGTCAAGGAAGCAGGCCTGGGCCTCGGCGTTTACACCGTCAATTCCACCGAGGCCGCGGATGCAGCCCTGGAACTGGGCGTCGAGCGCATCACCGGCGACTTCCCGCAGCAGGTCAACCGGCACCTCAATGGCCAGAAGGTCTTCCCATCGAACAACGGAGTTGTCATCTCAAACGCGATCAACGACGTGCCGGGCAACGACCTTCAGCCGGAAACCGGCGAACACGTCATCCTGACCAATAACGGCAACCGCACGATCGACGTCGGCGGCTACGTGCTGCGCGATGCAGCCAACAACATCCTGCGCATCGGCAAGGGCTTCAAGCTGACGCCGGGAGCGGAACTGCGCGTGTACTCCGGGCCCGGTACCAACACTGCCGAAGCGTTCTACCTGGGCGGCGAGACCGCAGTCCTGAACAACGGCGGCGACTCACTCGGCCTCTGGACCGCCAAGGGCCAGCTGGCCGACACCTTCGCCAACTAG
- a CDS encoding acetyl/propionyl/methylcrotonyl-CoA carboxylase subunit alpha — protein MTTKLFDTVLVANRGEIAVRVIRTLRRMGIRSVAVYSDADARSLHVREADVAIHVGGSPAAESYLNIGNVIAACRASGAQAVHPGYGFLSENVEFARACKDAGITFIGPGVDALLLMGDKIRSKNHVSAHDVPVTPGIAEPELSDEELIDAASEIGFPVLIKPSAGGGGKGMVAVNSADKLPEALASARRTALSSFGDDTLFLERLVCSPRHIEVQILADTQGNTVHLGERECSLQRRHQKVIEEAPSPLLANHPEGARIREEIGAAAVAAAASVNYVGAGTVEFLVSDEAPGEFFFMEMNTRLQVEHPVTEEVARLDGERIDLVEAQVRIAAGLPLGFTQEQVSLHGHAIEARVYAEDPAHDFMPSTGRLLAVREPAGDYVRVDSSLTTGLEISPHYDPMLAKVIAWGADRDAALGRLDAALGHTEILGVLTNIEYLRLLLEDTDVREGNLDTTLIERKMPSMAFRAVTDTEMVFAAALEMTRHPGRGGTWHARDSWRTGTPAALATTLEVNDGIRTLSSVPTAAGRTFTMDGRDFDVAFLPGGSVAVDGIQQHPATAFGDESTLWLSHDGWVASVRFPDRHELLRRELANRDHVAGEASPDVRSPMPGTVIAVGVSDGQWVEAGEILVTIEAMKMEHPMRAPGTGTVQMGRLRVGDLVKANQIVATLTYDTEDEAP, from the coding sequence ATGACCACGAAACTCTTTGACACGGTATTGGTTGCCAACCGCGGCGAGATCGCCGTCCGGGTGATCCGCACTCTCCGGCGCATGGGCATCAGGTCCGTTGCCGTCTACTCCGATGCGGATGCCCGGTCGCTGCATGTGCGCGAGGCCGACGTTGCCATCCACGTGGGCGGCTCCCCTGCCGCCGAAAGCTACCTGAACATCGGCAACGTCATTGCCGCCTGCCGGGCCTCGGGTGCCCAAGCGGTGCACCCGGGCTACGGGTTCCTCTCGGAAAACGTCGAGTTTGCCCGGGCATGCAAGGATGCAGGCATCACCTTCATCGGACCCGGGGTGGATGCGCTGTTGCTCATGGGTGACAAGATCCGCTCCAAGAACCATGTCTCTGCCCACGACGTGCCGGTGACCCCCGGCATTGCCGAGCCCGAGCTCAGCGACGAGGAACTCATCGACGCGGCATCCGAGATTGGCTTCCCGGTGCTGATCAAGCCCTCCGCGGGAGGCGGCGGCAAGGGCATGGTCGCCGTGAATTCCGCGGACAAGCTGCCGGAGGCGCTGGCCAGCGCCCGGCGCACCGCATTGAGCTCCTTCGGCGACGACACGCTTTTCCTTGAACGCCTGGTGTGCAGCCCGCGGCACATCGAGGTCCAGATCCTGGCCGATACCCAGGGGAACACCGTGCACCTGGGCGAGCGCGAATGTTCCCTGCAACGCCGCCACCAGAAGGTCATCGAGGAGGCACCTTCCCCGCTGCTGGCGAACCACCCGGAGGGGGCGCGCATCCGCGAGGAGATTGGTGCGGCGGCCGTGGCCGCCGCCGCCTCGGTGAACTACGTGGGTGCCGGGACCGTGGAGTTCCTGGTTTCGGACGAGGCACCGGGCGAATTCTTCTTCATGGAAATGAATACCCGCCTTCAGGTCGAGCACCCCGTCACCGAAGAAGTTGCCCGGTTGGACGGCGAGCGCATCGACCTGGTCGAGGCACAGGTTCGCATCGCCGCTGGCCTGCCGCTGGGCTTCACCCAGGAGCAGGTGTCCCTGCACGGGCACGCCATCGAGGCACGCGTCTATGCCGAGGATCCGGCCCACGACTTCATGCCCTCCACCGGACGGTTGCTGGCAGTGCGCGAACCGGCAGGGGATTATGTGCGCGTGGATTCCTCGCTGACCACCGGTCTTGAAATCTCCCCGCACTACGACCCGATGCTGGCCAAGGTCATTGCGTGGGGCGCCGATCGGGACGCTGCGCTGGGCCGGCTGGATGCCGCCCTCGGGCACACCGAGATCCTGGGGGTGCTGACCAACATCGAATACCTGCGTCTGCTGCTGGAGGACACCGACGTGCGCGAGGGAAACCTCGACACCACGCTGATCGAACGCAAGATGCCATCCATGGCGTTCCGCGCCGTCACCGACACCGAAATGGTTTTCGCGGCGGCACTGGAGATGACGCGGCACCCGGGCCGAGGCGGCACCTGGCACGCGCGGGACTCCTGGAGGACGGGAACCCCCGCGGCGCTGGCCACCACCCTCGAGGTGAACGACGGGATTCGCACCCTCTCGTCGGTTCCCACCGCAGCCGGACGCACGTTCACCATGGACGGCAGGGACTTCGACGTCGCGTTCCTGCCCGGAGGTTCGGTTGCCGTCGATGGGATTCAACAACATCCTGCAACGGCATTTGGCGACGAATCCACCCTGTGGCTCAGCCACGACGGCTGGGTTGCCTCCGTCAGATTCCCCGACCGGCACGAACTGCTCCGCCGGGAACTGGCCAACCGCGACCACGTTGCCGGCGAGGCCTCGCCCGATGTCCGCTCCCCCATGCCCGGCACCGTGATCGCGGTGGGAGTCAGCGACGGGCAATGGGTCGAAGCCGGTGAGATCTTGGTGACAATCGAGGCCATGAAGATGGAACACCCCATGCGGGCCCCCGGGACGGGTACCGTACAGATGGGACGTTTGCGGGTCGGTGACCTGGTCAAGGCCAACCAAATTGTCGCAACACTCACCTACGACACCGAGGACGAAGCACCATGA
- a CDS encoding D-serine ammonia-lyase, producing the protein MNQAFDLEQLLTDPVVAALARAEETAWFAAAPTDTAAGIEASGIDPAIVDDARVRFGRFAPWFAEHFPDTRATHGILESPLVGIPDMQAELGARFGADLPGKLWLKRDDALPVSGSIKARGGIHEVLEVAERIAIAAGLMAGTDDARVLERPEVREVLSRHGIAVGSTGNLGLSIGIVASELGFNTTVHMSMDARAWKKELLRSRGVTVVEHAGNFSDAVAAGRRTAEEDPSVWFVDDEASLSLFAGYSVAGARLAGQLASLGVTVDERHPLIVHLPCGVGGGPGGVTFGLKAAFGDAVHCVFAEPTHAPCMSLGVRTGLHDSISVADIGLDGLTAADGLAVGRPSRLVGEHLQQLIDGYVTVTDERMKAFVGLLHDTEGIDVEPSAAAGFAGPWRILEDETYRAAFGLDDAALANATHVVWSTGGSMVPSAEMTGYVAEGQALINEVSWR; encoded by the coding sequence ATGAACCAAGCCTTCGACCTCGAGCAACTCCTTACCGATCCCGTCGTCGCTGCCCTGGCCCGGGCCGAGGAGACCGCCTGGTTCGCGGCCGCGCCCACCGACACCGCGGCGGGAATCGAGGCCTCGGGCATCGACCCGGCCATCGTGGACGACGCCCGGGTCCGGTTCGGCCGCTTCGCCCCTTGGTTCGCCGAGCATTTCCCTGACACCCGCGCTACGCACGGCATCTTGGAATCCCCGCTGGTCGGCATCCCCGACATGCAGGCCGAACTCGGCGCCCGCTTTGGCGCGGACTTGCCCGGCAAGCTGTGGCTCAAGCGCGACGACGCGCTTCCGGTCAGCGGGTCGATCAAGGCACGCGGTGGCATCCACGAGGTGCTCGAGGTCGCCGAGCGCATCGCCATCGCCGCCGGCCTGATGGCCGGGACGGACGACGCCCGGGTGCTGGAACGGCCCGAGGTGCGCGAGGTGCTCTCGCGCCACGGCATTGCCGTTGGATCCACCGGCAACCTGGGCCTGTCCATCGGCATCGTCGCCTCCGAGCTCGGGTTCAACACCACCGTGCACATGTCGATGGATGCCCGGGCCTGGAAAAAGGAGCTGCTGCGCTCCCGCGGCGTCACCGTGGTGGAGCACGCGGGCAACTTCTCCGACGCCGTGGCCGCCGGACGCCGCACCGCCGAAGAGGATCCGAGTGTCTGGTTCGTCGACGACGAGGCCTCACTGAGCCTGTTCGCCGGATACTCGGTCGCCGGGGCGCGGCTGGCCGGGCAGCTGGCGTCCTTGGGCGTCACCGTCGATGAGCGGCACCCGTTGATCGTCCACCTGCCCTGCGGCGTGGGCGGCGGACCGGGAGGCGTCACCTTCGGCCTCAAGGCTGCCTTCGGGGACGCGGTGCACTGCGTCTTTGCCGAACCGACCCACGCCCCGTGCATGTCCCTGGGCGTGCGCACCGGGTTGCACGATTCAATTTCCGTGGCGGACATCGGCCTGGACGGGCTCACCGCGGCGGACGGGTTGGCAGTGGGCCGTCCCTCGAGGCTGGTCGGCGAGCACCTGCAGCAGCTGATCGACGGATACGTGACCGTCACCGACGAGCGCATGAAGGCGTTCGTCGGCCTGTTGCACGACACCGAGGGCATCGACGTGGAGCCTTCCGCAGCGGCCGGGTTCGCCGGCCCGTGGCGCATCCTCGAAGACGAAACATACCGCGCCGCGTTCGGGCTGGATGATGCGGCGTTGGCCAACGCGACCCATGTGGTGTGGTCAACCGGCGGTTCCATGGTCCCGTCGGCGGAGATGACAGGCTATGTGGCCGAGGGCCAGGCGCTCATCAACGAGGTTTCCTGGCGCTAG
- a CDS encoding AAA family ATPase, which translates to MPTSDNNSKRVRLVLELLSASPDGRAKAYGPNSLSSEVFDRIPAEGTEVEKKSDGKTRAEIDLMWSSVDLVKAGWLEKDGTGLWSITDSGRQALNDHENAIDLVAEARHRYKAWSVEYTGKRKEQLQSIIVARSKDEESIRNAAQLFVDRGLQNGDSVFSPDREIWSTGPVDELRSVFIGAPDFGSGDFINKLKGQLAKVSEDARLLMSELVCWQLLPVNPESVGERKKMERVHTLLGYMEHPVQVPAEVSTAFKAGSFNPGPAMNQKIYDAMVLIIRLLHDWCNKSEDEKQTLLVDPWAWRDFVQGLPGDSFPTQRNSLAYLVHPHKLTSIVSPRDKEAIRSAFIGEIGESTGDIDRDLFAIVLQLQIKSGEAVDFNEQPYVDAWKVSPLKTPANIQEPDQELDEPVPASSVEHMLGELRPFPRVTPALAQRLFMHSAWLQKQLDLIERRRQIILFGPPGTGKTFVALKLAEHIAGDDKYTEIVQFHPSYSYEDFFQGYRPVTSASGTLTYELADGPLRRIVEQAVKNPEYNYVLVIDEINRGNLAKIFGELYFLLEYRDQPIKLQYSKNDEDTFILPRNLFLIGTMNTSDRSIALLDAAMRRRFSFVELHPDKQPVKSVLPQWLEHHGLEPEPAVLLDEVNLRINNPDFKLGPSYLMPKNGTFLDGQLEEIWEYDVLPLLSEYHFGEDVDVEEKYGLKSLRAHLNKESTDRSENLNIVDG; encoded by the coding sequence ATGCCTACCTCTGACAACAATTCGAAACGGGTCCGACTCGTCCTGGAACTACTCTCCGCAAGTCCCGATGGGCGCGCCAAAGCCTACGGGCCGAATTCACTCTCCTCCGAGGTGTTCGACCGGATACCTGCAGAAGGCACCGAAGTCGAGAAGAAATCCGACGGAAAGACCCGCGCCGAAATCGATCTCATGTGGTCCTCCGTCGACTTGGTGAAGGCGGGTTGGCTCGAGAAGGACGGCACCGGGCTGTGGAGTATCACCGATTCGGGCAGGCAGGCCCTTAATGACCACGAAAACGCCATTGATCTGGTGGCGGAAGCACGCCACCGCTACAAGGCATGGAGCGTGGAGTACACCGGCAAACGAAAGGAGCAGCTTCAGTCGATTATCGTAGCCCGAAGCAAGGACGAAGAGTCCATTCGCAACGCCGCCCAGCTATTCGTTGATCGGGGGCTTCAAAACGGCGACTCTGTTTTTTCGCCTGACCGTGAAATTTGGTCAACGGGTCCGGTAGATGAGCTCCGTTCGGTCTTCATCGGCGCACCGGATTTCGGATCGGGAGACTTCATTAACAAACTCAAGGGTCAGTTGGCCAAGGTTTCAGAAGACGCCCGCCTGTTGATGTCCGAGCTTGTCTGTTGGCAGCTCCTGCCAGTGAACCCGGAATCCGTGGGCGAACGAAAGAAAATGGAACGCGTACACACGCTCCTGGGGTATATGGAACACCCTGTTCAGGTTCCTGCGGAAGTATCCACGGCTTTCAAAGCAGGCAGCTTCAATCCCGGCCCCGCGATGAACCAAAAAATATATGATGCCATGGTTCTGATCATCCGCTTGCTGCACGACTGGTGTAATAAGTCTGAGGATGAAAAGCAGACACTCCTCGTAGATCCCTGGGCCTGGCGCGACTTTGTCCAGGGCCTGCCCGGGGATAGTTTCCCCACCCAACGAAATTCTTTGGCCTATCTGGTCCATCCGCACAAGCTGACGTCCATTGTTTCGCCCCGTGATAAGGAAGCCATTCGTTCAGCCTTCATCGGGGAAATCGGAGAAAGCACAGGGGACATCGACCGAGATCTTTTCGCGATTGTGCTTCAACTGCAGATCAAGTCCGGTGAAGCCGTCGATTTCAATGAACAACCTTATGTCGACGCATGGAAGGTCTCCCCACTAAAGACACCTGCAAATATCCAAGAACCCGATCAAGAGCTAGACGAGCCCGTTCCGGCGAGTAGCGTCGAACATATGCTTGGAGAACTACGTCCATTCCCCCGCGTCACACCGGCACTGGCCCAGCGCCTTTTTATGCACTCCGCGTGGCTGCAGAAGCAACTTGACCTAATCGAACGGCGTCGGCAGATCATCCTTTTCGGGCCTCCGGGCACTGGCAAGACGTTCGTGGCTTTGAAACTTGCTGAGCATATCGCCGGAGATGACAAATACACGGAAATAGTGCAGTTCCATCCCAGCTATTCCTACGAGGATTTCTTCCAAGGTTACCGCCCTGTAACTTCGGCCTCAGGCACATTGACTTATGAGCTCGCTGACGGGCCCTTACGGCGAATCGTGGAGCAAGCCGTCAAGAATCCCGAATACAACTATGTGTTGGTAATAGACGAAATCAATCGCGGAAATCTCGCCAAGATTTTTGGGGAGCTGTACTTCCTGCTGGAGTACCGCGACCAGCCGATCAAATTGCAGTACAGCAAAAACGACGAAGACACCTTTATCCTGCCGCGAAATCTCTTCCTTATCGGAACAATGAACACCAGCGATCGATCTATTGCATTGCTCGACGCAGCCATGCGCCGGCGCTTCTCCTTCGTTGAACTTCATCCGGACAAGCAACCCGTTAAATCAGTTCTTCCCCAGTGGCTGGAGCACCACGGGCTGGAACCCGAGCCTGCGGTGCTCTTGGACGAGGTCAATCTCAGGATCAACAACCCTGATTTCAAGTTGGGGCCAAGCTATCTCATGCCCAAGAACGGCACATTCCTGGATGGCCAGCTGGAAGAGATCTGGGAATACGATGTCCTCCCGTTGCTCAGCGAATACCATTTCGGCGAGGACGTCGACGTTGAGGAAAAGTACGGGTTAAAAAGTCTCCGCGCGCACTTGAACAAAGAATCCACAGATCGATCCGAGAATCTGAATATTGTGGACGGTTAG